In Herbinix luporum, a single window of DNA contains:
- a CDS encoding zinc ribbon domain-containing protein → MKRYLKRCLTIITILLVIIFATSCGNGAKISTGLILENNFIGRRVMDVSISKSDFNRYMQGPNHILENFINEKCPPELTWELHETEADYVARFTLEFDTKETYIRKVTNLLGTSPVVDMVQADSFLAKGIAYSENFTSKDLLSWLSNALVEEGYIDPSYKDEIFENDTTILYFGADEYPTSETINVSEITYLPFNSIDILTIPYVDGTYDRKVIFNIPKSTMEEKRNEIKAFMEDSIPSGALSLWETNPKSGDIVFSISLENTDKENIDAAMEKIFHSQAADFIDKKANNEGNMLEFNQTMTETLDLTKYISSRDGTASLRYFVASDVLSKAAILQDDGNTKDLSLWLDEDAYDGYIMAYSGDVSTITLNMEITYSYFPKEINIETVVKGNNYIQRTIEMLYDKQFEEKELTALKESINSIADRYALVDYKKTSSNYIIKFKQKGTKDEVSTGFGKIFADGNSAIEYDKDKKRFALHTITDFQEEISFGNFFGSASKNILVNYSVKLPAGDKISNDTIKNYADDDTVKIGEEEFKLSSYDKYILCKIKAESFNWVAILWWLLIILIVAVCLTAGYMGYVLLKEKLGDTDILANNKTNKANKIEKNIDIGNTIRFCTKCGEPIKKDNNFCTQCGNKIR, encoded by the coding sequence ATGAAGAGGTACTTAAAAAGATGTTTAACAATTATAACTATTTTACTGGTGATAATATTTGCAACCTCCTGTGGAAATGGGGCAAAAATATCAACTGGTTTAATATTAGAAAATAATTTTATCGGCCGAAGGGTAATGGATGTTTCGATATCCAAATCGGACTTTAATAGGTATATGCAAGGTCCAAATCATATACTTGAAAATTTTATTAATGAAAAATGTCCTCCTGAACTTACTTGGGAGTTACATGAGACTGAGGCTGATTATGTAGCAAGATTTACTCTAGAATTTGATACTAAGGAAACATACATAAGGAAAGTTACAAATTTACTTGGAACTAGTCCGGTTGTTGATATGGTACAGGCGGATTCCTTTTTAGCTAAGGGTATAGCATATTCTGAGAATTTTACCAGTAAAGATTTATTGTCTTGGCTTAGTAATGCATTGGTAGAAGAAGGTTATATAGATCCCTCATATAAAGATGAAATATTTGAAAATGATACAACTATTTTATATTTTGGTGCAGATGAATACCCTACATCTGAGACAATTAATGTATCTGAAATAACCTATCTTCCATTTAATAGTATTGATATATTGACTATACCATATGTAGACGGAACATATGATAGAAAAGTAATTTTTAACATTCCAAAAAGCACAATGGAAGAAAAAAGAAATGAAATCAAAGCATTTATGGAAGATAGTATACCTTCCGGTGCCTTATCATTATGGGAGACCAACCCAAAAAGTGGAGATATAGTATTTTCTATCAGCTTAGAAAATACTGATAAGGAAAATATTGATGCTGCTATGGAAAAAATATTTCATTCACAGGCTGCTGATTTTATAGACAAAAAAGCCAATAATGAAGGAAATATGCTGGAATTTAACCAGACAATGACCGAGACACTGGATCTTACTAAATATATATCCAGTAGGGATGGAACAGCTTCCTTGCGCTACTTTGTTGCCTCAGATGTATTATCTAAGGCTGCAATTTTACAAGATGACGGTAATACAAAAGATTTGAGTTTGTGGTTAGATGAAGATGCCTATGATGGCTATATAATGGCTTATTCTGGAGACGTATCTACTATCACACTGAACATGGAAATTACTTACTCATATTTTCCTAAAGAGATTAATATAGAAACTGTTGTAAAAGGTAATAATTATATTCAAAGAACTATTGAAATGCTATATGACAAGCAATTTGAAGAAAAGGAACTAACTGCACTAAAGGAGAGCATAAATAGTATAGCAGATCGCTATGCCCTAGTTGACTATAAAAAAACCTCATCAAATTACATTATAAAATTTAAACAGAAAGGAACCAAGGATGAAGTATCTACGGGATTTGGAAAGATATTTGCAGATGGTAATTCGGCTATAGAATATGATAAGGATAAGAAACGATTTGCACTACATACTATAACCGATTTTCAAGAAGAAATATCTTTTGGAAATTTCTTTGGAAGTGCTTCAAAAAATATTTTAGTTAATTATTCAGTGAAGCTTCCGGCAGGAGATAAAATAAGCAATGATACAATAAAAAATTATGCAGATGATGATACGGTGAAAATAGGGGAAGAGGAATTTAAATTATCATCATATGATAAGTACATCTTGTGTAAGATAAAAGCAGAAAGTTTTAACTGGGTAGCAATTCTTTGGTGGTTGTTAATTATTTTAATTGTTGCTGTTTGTTTGACAGCTGGGTATATGGGTTATGTTCTTCTTAAGGAAAAGCTTGGTGACACAGATATTTTAGCTAATAATAAAACTAATAAAGCTAATAAAATTGAAAAAAATATTGATATAGGTAATACAATTAGGTTTTGCACAAAATGCGGAGAACCTATAAAAAAAGATAATAATTTTTGTACTCAATGTGGTAATAAGATTAGGTAA
- a CDS encoding HD-GYP domain-containing protein, which produces MIASHLHHFKIINLVRTGLLHDIGKAKIKDSLLNKAEVLTFEEMEMMKSHSVISYKILNSINDLDAELKQGILFHHERMDGSGYPLGLKGDKINLISKIIAIADIFDASTARKPYSKKKTPLQALEEIKSSSFNSLDTFICQVFANNMLKFYNGRAVKLSNEQVACMVHINPIEIGKPLVRCGDEYYDLSVEEDIEIIEVL; this is translated from the coding sequence GTGATCGCTTCACACCTGCATCATTTCAAGATAATTAATCTAGTTCGAACAGGACTTTTACATGATATCGGGAAAGCAAAGATTAAAGATAGTCTATTAAATAAGGCTGAAGTATTAACTTTTGAAGAGATGGAAATGATGAAATCTCATTCGGTCATAAGTTACAAAATATTAAATAGTATAAACGATTTGGATGCTGAGTTAAAACAGGGTATTTTATTTCACCATGAAAGAATGGATGGATCCGGTTATCCATTGGGACTAAAGGGAGATAAAATCAATTTGATTAGTAAGATAATTGCAATAGCAGATATATTTGATGCCAGCACAGCTAGAAAGCCATACAGCAAAAAGAAAACACCTTTACAGGCTTTAGAGGAAATAAAATCAAGCAGCTTTAATAGTTTAGATACGTTTATATGTCAGGTCTTTGCAAATAATATGCTAAAATTTTATAATGGTAGGGCTGTTAAGTTAAGTAACGAACAAGTTGCTTGCATGGTTCATATTAATCCAATAGAAATAGGGAAACCATTAGTTCGTTGCGGTGATGAGTATTATGATTTGTCAGTTGAAGAAGATATAGAAATCATAGAGGTTCTATAA
- a CDS encoding CRISPR-associated helicase/endonuclease Cas3 → MFFDVLARKEENELGEVKSQSLTEHLLSVGKIASQIGDLIGIKHLMMHVGLLHDMGKADRNFQTYLNGSSNKKVDHSSAGAKLWIHILSDTKEYEEYYNTVKFQYYKEIILYLIQSHHGLFDVIDTINIKNKSFERLKYDSKVTYHFNDDVLNYYNYFNNYLIQNENYSMDELIWRGFEEFNVIFNKLKQMAKSNPLAESKKVYLHEFNYYISCFVRLCLSILKEADIYDSANVFEAEKQKVWNQEELQSIWNEAYSKIEMIYRDYENVDKPSELNYTRTEMSKVAKQFASNYKEGIFQLEMPTGAGKTKTSLRYALTNAKNYNRKRIFYITAFLSVLEQNANEIKNIISNDTIVLEHHSNILLEERKDDEQFKYDVEHRMLSYLKESWEAPIILTTMVQFCNTLFKGQASQIRRFCKLIDSVIIIDEVQSLPLKAIYNFNLMMNFMKNIMHCNIVHCTATQPILNSKALKYPVYYGDLNNNNFKIIEKKLIKRTCFDRVVYYNLTGSDARKKMSTYDIIQHVEKTLRDFDSCLIVLNTKKAVRTLYDEFSNQMTNEKIVYLTTNLCAAHRLEIIDEVKQILIKNRNGNSKTKLICISTQLIEAGVDLDFDCVYRSMAGIDSLVQCAGRCNREGKLTKDGQYIQGKIYIINYDMENLANLQDIRQTVTASEEAIRSISIANDEEQISLDEIKSYYFNKYYIENEKKMSYCQRKDGDNMIEQLSINKSMRIAYEQYHYTKYPFRLAQAFREAADNFELIKHDTVGVIVYYKNEDLIEQLLIAIEKRDSYEISKLLKKLQRTTVNVYFNEKLQGYVQNIIKDKVKDGQIWLLDKHYYDEKLGIVTEGLADFIV, encoded by the coding sequence ATGTTTTTTGATGTATTAGCCCGTAAAGAAGAAAATGAACTTGGTGAAGTGAAAAGTCAAAGCTTAACAGAGCATTTACTATCAGTAGGAAAGATAGCCAGTCAGATAGGAGATTTAATTGGTATTAAACACCTAATGATGCATGTGGGGTTATTACATGACATGGGTAAAGCTGATAGAAATTTTCAGACATATCTTAACGGAAGTAGTAATAAAAAAGTGGACCATTCATCAGCCGGAGCAAAACTGTGGATACATATATTATCTGATACTAAAGAATATGAAGAATATTATAATACTGTTAAATTTCAATATTATAAAGAGATAATCCTTTATCTTATTCAATCTCACCATGGACTTTTTGATGTGATAGACACAATTAATATAAAGAATAAATCTTTTGAAAGACTGAAATATGATTCAAAAGTTACATATCATTTTAATGATGATGTTCTAAATTATTATAATTATTTCAATAACTATTTGATTCAGAATGAAAACTATAGTATGGATGAATTGATATGGAGAGGATTTGAAGAATTCAATGTAATCTTTAATAAGTTAAAGCAAATGGCTAAATCAAATCCATTGGCAGAATCAAAAAAAGTATATTTACATGAATTTAATTATTACATATCTTGTTTTGTACGCTTATGCTTATCAATTCTTAAGGAGGCAGATATATACGATTCAGCCAATGTTTTTGAGGCAGAAAAGCAGAAAGTATGGAATCAAGAAGAACTTCAAAGTATTTGGAATGAAGCTTATTCTAAGATTGAGATGATTTATAGGGATTATGAAAATGTTGATAAGCCATCGGAATTAAATTATACAAGAACAGAAATGTCAAAAGTTGCAAAACAATTTGCATCCAATTATAAAGAAGGGATATTTCAATTAGAAATGCCTACAGGAGCAGGAAAGACAAAAACATCACTCAGATATGCCCTTACTAATGCCAAGAATTATAATAGAAAGAGAATCTTTTATATAACAGCATTTTTATCAGTGTTAGAACAAAATGCCAATGAAATAAAAAACATTATATCTAATGATACTATTGTATTGGAGCACCATAGTAATATACTTTTAGAAGAGCGAAAGGATGATGAGCAATTTAAGTATGACGTAGAACACCGTATGTTAAGCTATCTGAAGGAAAGCTGGGAAGCGCCTATAATATTAACTACCATGGTTCAATTTTGCAATACTCTATTTAAAGGACAAGCAAGTCAAATCAGAAGGTTTTGTAAATTAATTGACTCTGTAATTATTATTGATGAAGTACAGAGTTTGCCATTAAAGGCAATTTATAATTTTAATTTAATGATGAACTTTATGAAAAATATAATGCATTGTAATATTGTACATTGTACGGCAACACAACCAATCTTAAACAGTAAAGCATTAAAATATCCGGTATATTATGGAGATTTAAACAATAATAATTTTAAAATTATTGAAAAAAAATTAATTAAGAGGACATGTTTTGACAGGGTAGTATATTATAATTTAACTGGTAGTGATGCTAGGAAGAAGATGTCGACTTATGATATTATACAACATGTAGAAAAAACTCTTAGGGATTTTGATAGTTGTCTCATTGTGTTAAATACTAAAAAAGCAGTCAGAACTTTATATGATGAATTTTCTAATCAAATGACAAATGAAAAAATAGTATATCTTACGACTAATCTATGTGCAGCACATCGACTTGAAATAATTGATGAAGTAAAGCAGATCTTAATTAAAAATCGCAATGGAAATTCAAAGACAAAATTAATATGTATAAGTACACAACTAATTGAAGCAGGTGTTGATTTAGATTTTGATTGTGTTTATAGATCAATGGCCGGTATAGATAGCCTTGTTCAATGTGCCGGACGTTGTAACAGAGAAGGTAAACTAACTAAGGACGGCCAATATATACAAGGAAAAATTTATATTATTAATTATGATATGGAAAATCTGGCGAATTTACAGGATATTAGGCAAACAGTTACTGCCTCAGAGGAAGCAATTCGTAGCATTAGCATAGCAAATGATGAAGAGCAAATATCTCTAGATGAGATAAAGTCATATTATTTTAACAAATATTATATAGAAAATGAGAAGAAAATGAGTTATTGCCAAAGAAAAGATGGCGATAACATGATTGAACAACTAAGCATTAATAAAAGTATGAGAATAGCATATGAACAATATCATTACACTAAATATCCATTTAGATTAGCACAGGCATTCCGGGAAGCAGCTGATAATTTTGAATTAATTAAGCATGATACTGTGGGAGTGATTGTTTATTATAAAAATGAAGATTTAATTGAACAATTACTAATTGCAATAGAAAAGAGGGATAGTTATGAGATATCTAAGTTACTAAAAAAACTTCAGAGAACCACAGTAAATGTTTATTTTAATGAGAAGCTACAAGGGTATGTTCAGAATATAATTAAGGACAAAGTCAAAGATGGGCAGATATGGTTATTGGACAAGCACTATTATGATGAAAAATTAGGTATTGTAACTGAAGGCTTAGCAGATTTTATTGTTTAA
- the hpt gene encoding hypoxanthine phosphoribosyltransferase: MFQDVEKILFDEAVLAKRIGELGEEISKDFANEEVMLVGILKGASVFMSDLIRKISIPAYIDYMVVSSYGNSAETSGVVRIIKDLEDNIEGKNIIIVEDIIDTGLTLAYLKKNLLNRNPKSLKICTLLDKPSRRQKEIAIDYKGFEVPDEFIIGYGIDYAEKYRNLPFVGVLKREVYEK; the protein is encoded by the coding sequence ATGTTCCAAGATGTAGAAAAAATATTATTTGACGAAGCTGTATTAGCAAAAAGAATAGGTGAATTAGGAGAAGAAATCTCAAAAGATTTTGCAAATGAGGAGGTAATGCTTGTAGGCATCTTAAAAGGTGCCAGTGTATTTATGTCAGATTTAATTAGAAAAATTAGCATACCTGCTTATATTGATTATATGGTAGTCTCAAGTTATGGAAATTCTGCTGAGACTAGTGGAGTGGTTCGTATAATAAAAGATTTAGAGGACAATATTGAAGGGAAAAATATTATTATCGTAGAAGATATTATAGATACCGGCTTAACTTTAGCATATTTAAAGAAGAATTTATTAAACCGTAATCCAAAATCACTAAAAATTTGTACCCTCTTAGACAAGCCCTCAAGAAGACAAAAGGAGATTGCCATAGATTATAAGGGGTTTGAAGTTCCCGATGAATTTATTATAGGATATGGTATTGATTATGCAGAAAAATATAGAAATCTTCCTTTTGTTGGAGTGCTAAAAAGGGAAGTGTATGAGAAATAG
- the acpS gene encoding holo-ACP synthase, whose product MIYGIGVDMVDISEFENLVKKLGKCFIEATFTKKEVELSVQHPEPIRFLAERFAVKEAVFKAIAHHTKAKTFDFRIVETLDDEARKPYVSINDSFKLIVEEAGICSIMVSLAKEKDYTIAFVIAQGA is encoded by the coding sequence ATGATTTACGGAATTGGGGTTGATATGGTGGATATAAGTGAATTTGAAAATCTAGTAAAAAAACTGGGAAAATGTTTTATAGAAGCTACCTTTACAAAAAAAGAGGTGGAGCTTTCTGTGCAGCATCCGGAGCCTATCAGATTTTTAGCAGAAAGGTTCGCAGTGAAAGAAGCAGTATTTAAGGCAATAGCTCATCATACCAAAGCTAAGACTTTTGATTTTCGTATTGTAGAGACCTTAGATGATGAAGCAAGAAAGCCCTATGTAAGTATTAATGATAGTTTTAAGCTGATTGTTGAGGAGGCAGGAATTTGCAGTATAATGGTTTCTTTGGCCAAAGAAAAAGATTATACTATAGCATTTGTAATAGCTCAAGGAGCTTAA
- a CDS encoding histidine phosphatase family protein produces the protein MKLLVTRHGETEWNRKNMILGRTDITLNETGIMQAKKLRDNIPYPIKYVIASPLQRAAMTANIVCENLNVEIKYDDRLMEMDFGTFEGRDRTCEVYQMEKRNFFTRYPQGESYFQVAQRVYNCLDEIIEKYSDGNVLIITHNGICRVIRTYFDNISNEEFAQYSLKNCELEVYHI, from the coding sequence ATGAAATTATTAGTTACACGGCATGGTGAGACGGAATGGAACAGAAAAAACATGATATTAGGTAGGACGGATATAACTTTAAATGAAACCGGTATTATGCAAGCAAAAAAATTGAGAGATAATATACCATATCCTATTAAGTATGTTATTGCTTCTCCCTTACAAAGAGCTGCTATGACTGCAAATATAGTATGTGAGAATTTGAATGTTGAAATAAAATATGATGATAGACTTATGGAAATGGATTTTGGCACTTTTGAGGGCCGTGACAGAACTTGTGAAGTGTACCAGATGGAAAAGAGAAATTTCTTCACTCGGTATCCCCAGGGAGAGTCATATTTTCAAGTGGCCCAGAGGGTTTATAATTGCTTGGATGAAATTATAGAGAAATATTCTGACGGGAATGTTCTTATTATAACTCATAACGGTATTTGTAGAGTAATTCGTACATACTTTGATAATATTAGTAATGAAGAATTTGCACAGTATAGTTTGAAGAACTGTGAACTTGAAGTGTATCATATATAA
- a CDS encoding apurinic/apyrimidinic endonuclease family protein — protein sequence MSKIKRSISMYSLQDQYARGKMNLEDIFQYLNELNAGMELISDQMIKGAPEPSGEVLAEWDRLVSIYKPTLVCNDVFINTCLYKNRTLTLKESTDLLIKEIKLTRRLGFPMLRLVSKTPAGIIEPALPYAIENNVILTLEIHAGMSFDNPLTQEYINVMKKLNSPYVGLTVDAGIFCKRHPRVSSNYFRELGANEEVIQYIDQIFARGTDPRRYFAKYAAEGNDPRTFEI from the coding sequence ATGAGTAAGATAAAACGTTCCATATCCATGTATAGCCTCCAGGATCAGTATGCAAGAGGAAAAATGAACTTAGAAGATATCTTCCAATATCTTAATGAGTTAAATGCAGGTATGGAGTTAATAAGTGATCAAATGATTAAAGGTGCTCCGGAACCGTCAGGAGAGGTTTTGGCAGAATGGGACCGTTTGGTAAGTATATACAAGCCTACTTTAGTTTGTAACGATGTATTTATTAATACATGTTTATATAAAAACCGTACACTGACTTTGAAGGAATCAACTGACTTACTAATAAAAGAAATTAAATTAACTAGACGACTTGGCTTTCCTATGTTACGACTGGTATCTAAGACACCGGCGGGTATTATAGAACCGGCATTACCTTATGCCATTGAAAATAATGTAATTCTTACTTTGGAGATACATGCCGGTATGAGTTTTGATAATCCTTTGACTCAGGAATATATAAATGTTATGAAAAAACTGAATTCTCCCTATGTTGGATTAACAGTTGATGCCGGAATTTTCTGCAAGAGACATCCTAGGGTTTCTAGTAATTATTTTAGAGAGCTAGGTGCAAATGAGGAAGTAATTCAGTATATAGATCAAATTTTTGCAAGGGGCACTGACCCAAGAAGGTATTTTGCTAAGTATGCTGCTGAGGGAAATGATCCACGGACGTTTGAAATATAA
- a CDS encoding ATP-binding cassette domain-containing protein translates to MYEYIEMLGLKDKLKSYPYQLSGGQQQRVAIARALAIDPESVFLFF, encoded by the coding sequence ATATATGAATATATAGAAATGCTTGGATTAAAGGATAAGTTAAAATCTTATCCCTATCAATTATCCGGGGGACAGCAACAGAGGGTAGCTATAGCAAGGGCACTGGCTATTGACCCTGAGTCAGTTTTTTTGTTTTTTTAG
- the cas8c gene encoding type I-C CRISPR-associated protein Cas8c/Csd1: MSGLKVLYDTYNIALDANLVDRSENIEEETILLPLYHSNKKSDGKDIIQITLSTKGEFIKADWVPKDKYIIFPVTERSIARSNGYAPHPLCDELSYLTKEINSEKHKLYIKEIKSWKDYMVQGNINITFEAIYNYIIKETILDDVIKEIFGVNDYSIDDKNVVHYMDENQKVKEWKPEKIFITFLIEHRDAFHKNLSVTTDRQLHNNYISYVRSLNMDNDKKYCNISKEFTYCVKSHRGIMGNAKLISISNNKETYYGRFSTGDEVISIGYETSQKIHLMLKYFLENKNNSRWIGENSYLINWFSDDISNSNGLQLTGGITTYDDEDLDLEEYEDESISLGGNTSKNLNNYLTGRDRFIPPESKFYVMIIDKISNGRVSIKYFRELYRSDLYKRVEAWYHSTKWGFYSARQKEIVQQSPSIYTIADYILGTETEEKNRTTVVCNNKKMRVKTIERLIPCIIDGKKIPLDLVNRMFNNLCKRSSYGKTWSSIVQVGCSLLKKYKLDYKLKDEVKEMLEENNKDRSYLYGRLLAIYEKLEADTLYSGTNEVGNRSTNAERLWTAYTKTPARTLMILEEKIRPYKERLQKGKPSSYIYYERLIGKIINDLSGNENFDNEKNNPLNEDFVFGYYAQKQDLYKKKSEDKKDEVLENMKEVY; this comes from the coding sequence GTGAGTGGCTTAAAGGTGTTGTATGACACTTATAATATTGCTCTTGATGCAAATTTAGTTGATAGGTCGGAGAATATAGAAGAGGAAACAATATTACTTCCACTATATCATTCCAATAAGAAATCAGATGGAAAAGACATAATCCAAATAACTTTGTCAACAAAGGGAGAATTTATTAAGGCTGATTGGGTGCCAAAAGATAAATATATTATATTTCCGGTTACTGAACGTTCAATTGCAAGATCAAATGGATATGCTCCCCATCCTTTATGTGATGAATTGTCCTATCTAACTAAAGAAATTAATTCTGAAAAACATAAGTTATATATAAAGGAAATAAAATCATGGAAAGATTATATGGTTCAGGGGAATATTAACATTACATTTGAAGCAATATATAATTATATAATAAAAGAAACCATTTTAGATGATGTAATAAAAGAAATATTTGGAGTGAACGATTATAGTATTGATGATAAGAATGTAGTTCATTACATGGATGAAAATCAAAAAGTAAAGGAATGGAAACCTGAAAAAATATTTATAACTTTTCTCATAGAACATCGTGATGCCTTTCATAAGAATCTGTCTGTAACTACCGATAGGCAATTACATAATAATTATATATCATATGTAAGAAGTTTAAACATGGATAATGACAAAAAGTATTGTAACATTTCTAAAGAATTTACATATTGTGTGAAATCACACCGTGGTATTATGGGCAATGCAAAATTAATATCAATAAGTAATAATAAAGAAACATATTACGGTAGGTTTAGTACCGGTGATGAAGTTATTAGTATAGGGTATGAAACATCTCAAAAGATTCATCTGATGCTTAAATATTTTCTTGAAAATAAAAACAATTCAAGATGGATTGGAGAAAACAGCTATCTTATCAATTGGTTTTCTGATGATATATCAAATAGTAATGGATTACAGTTAACAGGTGGTATAACTACATACGATGACGAGGACTTAGACTTGGAAGAATATGAAGATGAGTCTATATCTTTAGGTGGAAACACATCAAAAAATCTTAATAATTATCTAACTGGTAGAGATAGGTTTATTCCTCCAGAGAGCAAATTCTATGTAATGATTATAGATAAGATAAGCAATGGAAGAGTTTCAATAAAATATTTTAGAGAGTTATATAGATCAGATTTATATAAACGTGTTGAGGCTTGGTACCATTCAACCAAATGGGGATTTTATAGTGCTAGACAAAAAGAAATTGTACAGCAAAGTCCATCTATTTATACTATAGCTGATTATATATTGGGTACTGAAACAGAAGAGAAAAATAGGACAACAGTTGTATGTAATAACAAGAAAATGCGGGTAAAAACAATTGAACGTCTGATTCCTTGTATTATTGATGGAAAAAAGATACCTTTGGATCTGGTTAATAGGATGTTCAATAACCTTTGCAAAAGGAGTTCTTATGGAAAGACATGGAGTTCCATTGTGCAAGTAGGTTGTTCATTATTAAAAAAATATAAGTTAGATTATAAATTGAAAGATGAGGTGAAGGAAATGTTAGAGGAGAACAATAAAGACAGAAGTTATTTATATGGTCGACTTCTTGCTATTTATGAGAAACTTGAGGCGGATACCTTGTATAGCGGTACTAATGAAGTTGGAAATCGTTCGACAAATGCAGAAAGACTGTGGACAGCATATACTAAGACGCCTGCCAGAACATTAATGATTCTGGAAGAAAAGATTAGACCATATAAGGAGCGTTTGCAAAAAGGTAAGCCTAGTAGCTACATTTATTATGAACGTCTAATTGGAAAAATTATTAATGACTTATCAGGGAACGAGAACTTTGACAATGAGAAAAACAATCCTCTAAATGAAGACTTTGTATTTGGATATTACGCTCAGAAGCAGGACTTATATAAGAAAAAATCTGAAGACAAGAAAGATGAAGTATTAGAGAATATGAAGGAGGTATATTAA
- a CDS encoding ATP-binding cassette domain-containing protein, whose amino-acid sequence MAQDLNKVYNNNIKNHVIKDINLTVEKGEYIVITGKSGSGKTTLLYLLSGLEVPTSGKVLFHDISLGDLKDKEISYLRRSKLGFIFQFYNLVKNLNVRDNIFLPIEYSKKMRD is encoded by the coding sequence GTGGCACAGGATTTAAATAAAGTTTATAACAATAACATTAAGAACCATGTTATTAAAGATATTAATCTGACCGTTGAAAAAGGAGAATATATAGTTATAACAGGGAAATCAGGATCGGGAAAAACAACCTTACTATATTTATTAAGCGGTCTAGAGGTGCCTACATCAGGTAAAGTTCTATTTCATGATATTTCTTTAGGGGATCTAAAGGACAAAGAGATTAGTTACTTAAGAAGAAGTAAACTTGGGTTTATATTCCAATTTTATAACTTGGTTAAGAATCTAAATGTACGGGATAATATTTTCCTGCCAATTGAATATAGTAAAAAAATGAGGGATTAA
- the cas5c gene encoding type I-C CRISPR-associated protein Cas5c: MSEKFRSSPFYYRLFGDYALFTDPVTKGGGEKFTYQIPTYQALKGITEQIYWKPTIQYYVDAVKVLQPIQTETKGVVAFLKNGKKDLNYYTYLKNVDYLVKVHFEWNELRHELAYDRNEKKHEQIFLRSLERGGRRDIFLGARECFGYVEKINENEFINAITPFEGKQISFGIMFHSFVYPDEAYNEDTANNLTSNFTNIAMNNGIINFIRPEECEIQQQLRNYSIKMFDSDSMKDVGEEWEEVMNQ, encoded by the coding sequence ATGAGTGAAAAGTTTCGTTCATCTCCATTTTATTATCGATTATTTGGAGATTATGCTCTTTTTACAGATCCGGTAACAAAGGGAGGAGGTGAAAAATTTACTTATCAGATACCGACTTATCAAGCCTTAAAAGGTATTACAGAACAGATTTACTGGAAACCTACTATACAATATTATGTAGATGCAGTAAAGGTATTACAACCTATTCAAACTGAAACTAAGGGAGTTGTAGCTTTTTTAAAAAACGGTAAAAAAGATTTAAACTACTATACCTATCTAAAGAATGTTGACTACTTAGTTAAGGTACATTTTGAATGGAATGAATTAAGGCATGAACTTGCATATGACAGAAATGAAAAAAAGCATGAGCAAATATTTTTAAGATCACTAGAAAGAGGAGGAAGAAGAGATATCTTTCTTGGAGCCAGAGAGTGTTTCGGTTATGTTGAAAAAATAAATGAAAACGAATTTATAAATGCAATAACTCCTTTTGAGGGGAAGCAAATATCTTTTGGAATAATGTTTCACTCTTTTGTATATCCTGATGAAGCTTATAATGAGGACACAGCTAATAATTTGACATCCAATTTTACTAATATTGCTATGAATAACGGAATAATTAACTTTATACGACCAGAAGAATGTGAGATACAGCAACAACTTAGAAATTATTCCATAAAAATGTTTGATTCAGATTCAATGAAAGATGTAGGTGAAGAGTGGGAGGAGGTGATGAATCAGTGA